The following are encoded together in the Oncorhynchus tshawytscha isolate Ot180627B unplaced genomic scaffold, Otsh_v2.0 Un_contig_1037_pilon_pilon, whole genome shotgun sequence genome:
- the LOC112241169 gene encoding ladderlectin-like isoform X2: MSLLLCCIVMALHLATGLDAAPGVVNTTEEEVEGGDSQSPCPAGWHQNEHRCFSFYPVWATWATAELYCSQHRGNLVSVHSPGQQVFVQDLVRRHTDQPVWMGGYDAAQEGMWLWSDGSAVDSFYWEEDEPSNSGQGENCMELHTGGGQGWNDVSCGELRFYVCSMETRSGLAVIPSQKKKHERGEYL, from the exons ATGTCTCTGCTGCTTTGTTGTATAGTGATGGCTCTGCACCTCGCAACAG GGCTGGATGCTGCCCCGGGGGTGGTGAACActacagaggaggaggtggaaggggggGACTCCCAGTCACCATGCCCAGCCGGGTGGCATCAGAATGAGCATCGCTGCTTCTCCTTCTACCCTGTCTGGGCCACCTGGGCCACTGCAGAG TTGTACTGCTCCCAGCACAGAGGGAACCTGGTGTCGGTTCACAGCCCGGGTCAACAGGTGTTTGTCCAGGATCTGGTCAGGAGACACACAGACCAGCCGGTCTGGATGGGAGGCTACGATGCAGCTCAG GAGGGGATGTGGCTGTGGAGTGACGGCTCAGCTGTTGACAGTTTCTACTGGGAGGAGGATGAGCCCAGTAACTCTGGACAGGGGGAGAACTGTATGGAGCTACAcactggag GTGGGCAGGGCTGGAATGACGTGTCCTGTGGAGAGCTGAGGTTCTATGTGTGTTCTATGGAGACAAG ATCTGGTTTAGCAGTAATTCCAAGTCAGAAGAAAAAACACGAGAGAG GTGAGTATTTATGA
- the LOC112241169 gene encoding ladderlectin-like isoform X1, with amino-acid sequence MSRSVGRMSLLLCCIVMALHLATGLDAAPGVVNTTEEEVEGGDSQSPCPAGWHQNEHRCFSFYPVWATWATAELYCSQHRGNLVSVHSPGQQVFVQDLVRRHTDQPVWMGGYDAAQEGMWLWSDGSAVDSFYWEEDEPSNSGQGENCMELHTGGGQGWNDVSCGELRFYVCSMETRSGLAVIPSQKKKHERGEYL; translated from the exons ATCGGTTGGCAGAATGTCTCTGCTGCTTTGTTGTATAGTGATGGCTCTGCACCTCGCAACAG GGCTGGATGCTGCCCCGGGGGTGGTGAACActacagaggaggaggtggaaggggggGACTCCCAGTCACCATGCCCAGCCGGGTGGCATCAGAATGAGCATCGCTGCTTCTCCTTCTACCCTGTCTGGGCCACCTGGGCCACTGCAGAG TTGTACTGCTCCCAGCACAGAGGGAACCTGGTGTCGGTTCACAGCCCGGGTCAACAGGTGTTTGTCCAGGATCTGGTCAGGAGACACACAGACCAGCCGGTCTGGATGGGAGGCTACGATGCAGCTCAG GAGGGGATGTGGCTGTGGAGTGACGGCTCAGCTGTTGACAGTTTCTACTGGGAGGAGGATGAGCCCAGTAACTCTGGACAGGGGGAGAACTGTATGGAGCTACAcactggag GTGGGCAGGGCTGGAATGACGTGTCCTGTGGAGAGCTGAGGTTCTATGTGTGTTCTATGGAGACAAG ATCTGGTTTAGCAGTAATTCCAAGTCAGAAGAAAAAACACGAGAGAG GTGAGTATTTATGA